A window of Pseudomonas mucidolens contains these coding sequences:
- the mexE gene encoding multidrug efflux RND transporter periplasmic adaptor subunit MexE, producing the protein MEQSLKHLRYPLAILAVMVMSACGKAPEQAAAMPASKVSVAKVLEQPVNEWDELTGRLEAPETVQIRPRVSGQIDKVAFTEGALVKKGDLLFQIDPRPFQAEVRRLEAQLAQTRAAASRSENEAKRGERLRQSNAISAELADSRTTAAQEARAAVAGIQAQLDLAKLNLSFTRVTAPISGRVSRADITAGNLVTADVTELTSVVSTDKVYAYFDADERVYLKYSELARQGRRGATTPVYLGLSNETGNPHLGQMDFVDNQVNPATGTIRGRAVFDNTDGRFTPGLYARLKLVGSGTYSAVLINDEAVGTDLGKKFVLVMDGDNKAEYRAVELGPKIEGLRIVRSGLDKNDTVVVKGLQRVRPGSSVAPETIPMASKETLAALAQQRRALEASNLEQVTPEKTASKLVSTATPRG; encoded by the coding sequence ATGGAACAATCACTCAAACATTTACGCTATCCACTGGCCATTTTGGCGGTGATGGTGATGAGCGCGTGCGGCAAGGCCCCGGAACAAGCGGCGGCGATGCCAGCCAGTAAAGTCAGCGTCGCCAAGGTGCTGGAACAACCGGTCAATGAATGGGACGAGCTCACCGGCCGCCTGGAGGCCCCGGAAACCGTACAGATTCGCCCGCGCGTGTCCGGCCAGATCGATAAAGTGGCCTTCACCGAAGGCGCGCTGGTCAAGAAAGGCGACCTGCTGTTCCAGATCGACCCGCGCCCGTTCCAGGCCGAAGTGCGTCGCCTCGAAGCCCAGTTGGCACAGACCAGGGCCGCCGCTTCGCGCAGTGAAAACGAAGCCAAGCGCGGCGAACGCCTGCGCCAGAGCAACGCCATCTCCGCCGAATTGGCCGACTCGCGCACCACCGCCGCCCAGGAAGCCCGCGCGGCTGTCGCCGGGATCCAGGCGCAGTTGGACCTGGCCAAGCTGAACCTGAGCTTCACCCGCGTCACCGCGCCGATCAGCGGCCGCGTCAGCCGTGCCGATATCACCGCCGGCAACCTGGTGACTGCTGATGTCACCGAACTGACCAGCGTGGTCTCCACCGACAAGGTCTATGCCTACTTCGACGCCGACGAGCGCGTGTACCTCAAGTACAGCGAACTGGCCCGCCAGGGTCGCCGTGGCGCCACCACTCCGGTGTACCTGGGCCTGTCCAACGAAACCGGCAACCCGCACCTGGGCCAGATGGACTTTGTCGACAACCAGGTCAACCCGGCGACCGGCACCATCCGTGGACGCGCGGTGTTCGACAACACCGACGGACGCTTCACGCCGGGCCTGTATGCACGCCTGAAACTGGTGGGCAGCGGCACCTATTCCGCGGTGCTGATCAACGATGAAGCCGTCGGTACCGACCTGGGCAAGAAGTTTGTATTGGTCATGGACGGCGACAACAAGGCTGAGTACCGCGCCGTCGAGCTGGGCCCGAAGATCGAAGGCTTGCGCATCGTGCGCAGCGGGCTTGACAAGAACGACACGGTTGTCGTCAAGGGGCTGCAACGGGTGCGTCCGGGATCATCGGTGGCGCCTGAGACCATCCCGATGGCCAGCAAGGAAACTCTCGCGGCCTTGGCACAACAACGACGAGCACTTGAGGCCAGCAACCTGGAGCAAGTGACGCCGGAAAAAACCGCCTCCAAGCTCGTCAGCACTGCGACTCCGCGCGGTTAA